The Thomasclavelia ramosa DSM 1402 genome includes a region encoding these proteins:
- a CDS encoding MurR/RpiR family transcriptional regulator: MQLNELVNLHFDDLNESDLYIWNYINNHREVCTKITIEDLGKKCNVSRTTILRFSKKIGLEGFAELKYYLRNEQTLADVGLGKTVNIYALFENHAKMIRELQNRDYNTCCRMIDHAKRIFVVSSGTIQRSVAKELSRQFLKLGIIMTLVNGDSEINMLARAITADDLLIIISLTGESESVIRIAKVAKTVGSKTISITRINANSLSLLADEPIYIFFGDFPIVFETAYTSPTMFFALTELLFANYHNYQQKKLFQQGNQNYAE, encoded by the coding sequence ATGCAATTAAACGAATTAGTAAATCTTCATTTTGATGATTTGAATGAAAGTGATTTATATATATGGAATTATATTAATAATCATCGTGAAGTATGCACAAAAATCACAATTGAAGATTTAGGAAAAAAATGTAATGTTTCAAGGACAACGATATTACGTTTTTCTAAAAAAATTGGGTTAGAGGGATTTGCAGAGCTAAAATATTACTTGCGCAATGAACAGACCCTTGCCGATGTAGGATTAGGCAAGACAGTAAATATTTATGCATTATTTGAAAATCACGCTAAAATGATTAGAGAATTACAAAATCGTGATTACAATACCTGTTGTCGTATGATTGATCATGCTAAACGTATTTTTGTAGTTTCTAGTGGGACGATTCAAAGATCAGTGGCAAAAGAATTGTCGCGCCAATTTTTGAAATTAGGAATTATTATGACATTAGTTAATGGTGATAGTGAAATTAATATGTTAGCACGAGCAATCACTGCGGATGATTTATTGATTATTATTTCTTTGACGGGAGAAAGTGAATCGGTAATTAGAATTGCTAAGGTGGCCAAGACAGTAGGAAGCAAAACAATCTCGATTACTAGGATAAATGCTAACAGTTTATCTTTGCTGGCTGATGAACCAATTTATATCTTTTTTGGTGATTTTCCTATTGTTTTCGAAACAGCATATACTTCACCAACAATGTTTTTTGCATTAACGGAATTATTGTTTGCAAATTACCATAACTATCAACAAAAAAAGTTATTTCAACAAGGAAATCAAAATTATGCTGAATAA
- a CDS encoding GroES family chaperonin, with product MIKPLHDNVILKKDEVENKTSSGIILTTETKKIPSVATVVALGPDCKSEIKENSKVVYKEYSGTNIKIDEVDYIVIEEKDILAYIA from the coding sequence ATGATTAAGCCATTACATGATAATGTTATTTTGAAAAAAGATGAAGTAGAAAATAAAACATCTAGCGGAATTATTTTAACAACCGAAACAAAAAAGATTCCCAGTGTAGCAACAGTTGTTGCTTTAGGTCCTGATTGTAAATCCGAAATTAAAGAAAATAGTAAAGTTGTTTACAAAGAATATTCAGGAACTAATATTAAAATTGACGAAGTAGATTATATTGTCATCGAAGAAAAAGATATTTTAGCTTATATTGCTTAG
- a CDS encoding ribulose-phosphate 3-epimerase, which translates to MKKLLCPSMMCANFGNLENEIRKLEESGIDIFHLDVMDGSFVPNFGMGLQDIEYICKTANKPCDVHLMVVNPGAYVKKFAQLGVKIIYVHPESDVHITRTLQMIKDAGAQAGIVVNPGTSYESVKETLSLVDYVMVMSVNPGFAGQKYLNFVDDKFKQFCAKKEEFGYKVMIDGACSPERIAMLSSIGVEGFILGTSALFGKEKSYQEIIKELRGL; encoded by the coding sequence ATGAAAAAACTATTATGTCCATCAATGATGTGTGCTAATTTTGGTAATCTTGAAAATGAAATAAGAAAATTAGAGGAAAGTGGAATTGATATTTTTCACCTTGATGTAATGGATGGGAGTTTTGTTCCAAATTTTGGAATGGGACTGCAAGATATTGAATATATTTGCAAAACAGCAAATAAACCTTGTGATGTTCATCTGATGGTAGTAAATCCTGGGGCATATGTAAAAAAATTTGCACAATTAGGGGTAAAGATTATATATGTCCATCCTGAAAGTGATGTGCATATAACTAGAACTTTGCAAATGATCAAAGATGCTGGAGCGCAAGCTGGAATCGTAGTAAATCCTGGGACATCTTATGAAAGTGTAAAAGAAACATTATCGCTTGTCGATTATGTGATGGTAATGAGTGTTAATCCAGGTTTTGCTGGTCAAAAGTATTTAAATTTTGTTGATGATAAATTTAAACAATTTTGTGCCAAAAAAGAAGAATTTGGCTATAAAGTGATGATTGATGGGGCATGTTCGCCGGAGCGGATTGCTATGCTGTCAAGTATTGGGGTAGAAGGTTTTATCTTAGGAACGAGTGCTTTATTTGGTAAAGAGAAGAGTTATCAAGAAATAATTAAAGAATTGAGAGGACTATAA
- a CDS encoding alpha-glucoside-specific PTS transporter subunit IIBC translates to MMQKIQRFGGAMFTPVLLFAFSGIVIGVCTVFQSDVIMGSIAASDTTWFKVWYVVKEAAWTIFRQVNLLFVISLPIGLAKKQNARACMESFVLYCTFNYALAALLSNWGSFVGIDYAIEAGSGTGLASVASIKTLDTGMVGALIVAGVAVWLHNRYFDTKLPEWLGVFRGSSFVAMIGFPVMIGLAVIFFFIWPQVQHGIAGVQTFIISSGALGVWVYTFLERILIPTGLHHFIYMPFMYDSVAIEGGIKTAWVAAMPEIAKSTASLRTLFPAGGYALYGFSKMFAPLGISAAFYATAKENKKKEVLGLMIPVTLTAMFAGITEPIEFTFLFIAPVMFAVHSVLAASLATAQYLIGISGDFGSGIISNAALNWIPLGSAHWQQYLLSVVIGLVFSGIWFIVFKFIIEKFDFKTPGREDDDEEVKLVSKAEYKASKEDTSNDPTGNIEVKGGDAGKAAAFLAALGGKDNIESVTNCATRLRVSVKDETLVQPVGVFKKAGAHGLVAKGKAFQVIVGLTVPYVREEFEKLL, encoded by the coding sequence ATGATGCAAAAAATTCAAAGATTTGGTGGGGCGATGTTTACACCAGTCTTGTTATTTGCTTTTTCAGGAATTGTCATCGGTGTTTGTACAGTATTCCAAAGTGATGTCATCATGGGAAGTATTGCAGCATCGGACACTACTTGGTTTAAAGTATGGTATGTTGTAAAAGAAGCAGCATGGACAATCTTTAGACAAGTCAACTTATTATTTGTTATTTCGTTACCAATTGGTCTAGCTAAAAAACAAAATGCTAGAGCATGTATGGAATCATTTGTTTTATATTGTACCTTTAATTATGCATTAGCAGCACTATTAAGCAATTGGGGTTCATTTGTAGGAATTGATTACGCAATTGAAGCTGGTAGTGGTACAGGTCTTGCTAGTGTAGCAAGTATTAAAACGTTAGATACTGGAATGGTTGGTGCATTGATTGTTGCTGGTGTTGCAGTATGGTTGCATAACCGTTATTTCGATACAAAACTGCCTGAATGGTTAGGAGTATTTAGAGGTTCTTCGTTTGTGGCGATGATTGGTTTTCCTGTAATGATTGGATTAGCAGTTATTTTCTTCTTTATTTGGCCACAAGTTCAACATGGAATTGCTGGTGTTCAAACATTTATTATTAGCAGTGGCGCCTTAGGGGTATGGGTGTATACTTTCTTAGAAAGAATTCTGATTCCAACAGGATTACACCATTTTATTTATATGCCGTTTATGTATGATTCAGTTGCAATTGAAGGCGGAATCAAAACTGCTTGGGTAGCAGCAATGCCAGAAATCGCTAAATCAACAGCTTCATTAAGAACATTGTTCCCAGCTGGTGGTTATGCATTATATGGTTTCTCTAAAATGTTCGCTCCACTAGGTATTAGTGCGGCATTCTATGCAACAGCAAAAGAAAACAAGAAAAAAGAAGTATTAGGATTAATGATTCCGGTTACTTTAACAGCAATGTTTGCAGGGATTACAGAACCAATTGAATTTACATTCTTGTTTATTGCGCCGGTAATGTTTGCAGTGCATTCTGTTTTGGCAGCATCATTAGCAACAGCACAATATTTAATTGGAATTAGTGGTGACTTTGGAAGTGGAATTATTTCTAATGCGGCCTTGAACTGGATTCCACTTGGATCAGCACATTGGCAACAATATTTATTATCAGTTGTAATTGGTCTAGTTTTCTCAGGAATTTGGTTTATTGTATTTAAATTTATCATTGAAAAATTTGATTTTAAAACACCTGGTCGTGAAGACGATGATGAAGAAGTTAAGTTGGTTTCAAAAGCTGAATATAAAGCTTCTAAAGAGGATACAAGCAATGATCCAACTGGAAATATTGAAGTTAAAGGTGGCGATGCTGGTAAAGCAGCAGCTTTCTTAGCGGCATTAGGTGGTAAAGATAATATAGAATCAGTTACAAACTGTGCAACTCGCTTAAGAGTATCAGTTAAAGATGAAACATTAGTACAACCGGTTGGAGTCTTTAAAAAGGCTGGTGCTCATGGTTTAGTTGCTAAAGGTAAAGCGTTCCAGGTTATCGTTGGATTAACAGTACCTTATGTAAGAGAAGAATTTGAAAAGTTATTATAA
- the rpiB gene encoding ribose 5-phosphate isomerase B encodes MKIGIGNDHVAVEYKNVIREYIEAKYGYEVINYGTDSSERFNYPVSGEAVANAVVNGEVDKGIVICGTGVGISLAANKVNGIRCVTCSEPYSAKLSREHNNTNMLAFGARVVGIELAKMIVDAWLTGEYEGGRHQVRIDMLKDIEVRQCK; translated from the coding sequence ATGAAAATTGGAATTGGAAATGATCATGTTGCAGTTGAATATAAAAATGTGATCAGAGAGTATATTGAAGCAAAATATGGCTATGAAGTAATCAATTATGGTACTGATAGCAGTGAAAGATTTAATTATCCAGTTTCTGGTGAAGCGGTCGCTAATGCAGTTGTAAATGGTGAGGTTGATAAAGGTATCGTAATCTGCGGAACAGGCGTAGGAATTTCTTTGGCTGCCAACAAAGTAAATGGAATTCGCTGTGTGACATGTAGTGAGCCATATTCAGCCAAATTATCAAGAGAGCATAATAATACTAATATGCTGGCTTTTGGCGCACGAGTAGTAGGAATTGAACTTGCAAAAATGATTGTTGATGCCTGGTTAACTGGTGAGTATGAAGGTGGGCGTCATCAAGTTAGAATTGATATGCTCAAAGATATTGAAGTGAGGCAATGTAAGTAA
- a CDS encoding PTS sugar transporter subunit IIA, with product MLNLFKKKSKSVEVLAPLTGTTLSIEEVPDPVFSEKMMGEGIAIKPTTDTVVAPFKGTVKMLMPNSGHAVGLLSEDGLEILIHVGMDTVSLEGEGFEVLTEVEAKVESGDPLIKFDEAFLKSKEMDTLTMVVVTNPGDFQPEQFLTNKEVKAANDPIMVYKK from the coding sequence ATGTTAAATTTGTTTAAGAAAAAAAGTAAATCAGTAGAAGTATTAGCACCACTAACCGGGACGACACTTTCAATTGAAGAAGTGCCAGATCCTGTCTTTTCAGAAAAAATGATGGGGGAAGGAATTGCCATCAAGCCTACTACAGATACAGTTGTAGCGCCGTTTAAGGGGACAGTTAAAATGTTAATGCCTAATTCTGGACATGCAGTTGGTCTGTTGAGTGAGGATGGTCTAGAAATATTGATCCATGTGGGGATGGATACAGTTTCGTTAGAAGGGGAAGGATTTGAAGTTTTAACAGAAGTTGAAGCTAAAGTAGAGTCGGGTGATCCATTAATAAAATTCGATGAAGCATTTTTGAAATCAAAAGAGATGGATACTCTTACAATGGTTGTTGTAACTAATCCTGGTGATTTTCAACCGGAGCAGTTCTTAACAAATAAAGAGGTTAAAGCGGCTAACGATCCGATCATGGTTTATAAAAAATAA
- a CDS encoding 6-phospho-alpha-glucosidase: protein MKKQSSICIAGGGSTFTPGIVLMLMENQERFPIRQIKLYDNNAERQNKLAEALGILMKERYPEVAFSWTTDPETAFTDIDFCMAHIRVGLYAMRELDEKIPLKHGVVGQETCGPGGLAYGMRSIGGVLEILDYMEKYSPNAWMLNYSNPAAIVAEATRRLRPNSKIINICDMPIGIERNFATILGLESRKDMIVRYYGLNHFGWWTSITDKEGNDLMPKIKEHCRQFGYAVDTEDFQHRDQSWIDTYTKVKDVYAVDPDTLPNTYLKYYLYPDYVVEHSNKEYTRANEVMDGREKRVFGAAADIVAKQTAKDCGFSTDTHAAYIVDLACAIAFNTKERMLLIVPNDGAIINFDPTAMVEIPCIVGNEGAEPLKMGEIPQFQKGLMEQQVSVEKLCVEAWIEGSYQKMWQALTLSKTVPSAKVAKEILDDLIEANKGYWPELK, encoded by the coding sequence ATGAAAAAACAATCATCTATTTGTATTGCTGGCGGTGGAAGTACTTTCACCCCAGGAATTGTTCTAATGCTTATGGAAAATCAAGAACGTTTTCCAATTCGTCAAATTAAATTATATGATAATAATGCAGAGCGACAAAATAAATTAGCTGAAGCATTAGGAATTTTAATGAAAGAAAGATATCCAGAAGTTGCCTTTTCTTGGACAACTGATCCAGAAACGGCATTTACGGATATTGATTTTTGTATGGCACATATTCGTGTTGGTTTATACGCAATGCGTGAACTAGATGAAAAAATCCCATTAAAACATGGTGTTGTTGGTCAAGAAACATGTGGACCTGGTGGTTTAGCATATGGAATGCGTTCAATTGGTGGTGTTTTAGAAATTTTGGATTATATGGAAAAGTATTCTCCTAATGCCTGGATGTTGAATTATTCAAATCCAGCTGCTATCGTAGCTGAAGCAACTAGAAGATTACGACCAAATTCTAAAATTATTAATATTTGTGATATGCCAATTGGAATTGAAAGAAATTTTGCTACTATTTTAGGCTTAGAATCACGTAAAGATATGATTGTAAGATATTATGGTTTAAATCACTTTGGCTGGTGGACATCAATTACTGATAAAGAAGGTAATGATTTAATGCCAAAAATTAAAGAACATTGTCGTCAATTTGGTTATGCTGTTGATACTGAAGATTTTCAACATCGCGATCAATCTTGGATTGATACTTATACTAAAGTTAAAGATGTATATGCGGTTGATCCTGATACATTACCAAATACTTATTTAAAATATTATTTATATCCAGATTATGTAGTTGAACATTCAAATAAAGAATATACACGTGCTAATGAAGTTATGGATGGACGAGAAAAAAGAGTATTTGGGGCAGCTGCTGATATTGTAGCGAAACAAACTGCTAAAGATTGTGGATTTAGTACGGATACACATGCTGCTTATATCGTCGATTTAGCTTGTGCAATTGCTTTTAATACAAAAGAAAGAATGTTGTTGATTGTTCCTAACGATGGTGCAATAATTAACTTTGATCCAACAGCAATGGTTGAAATTCCATGTATCGTTGGTAATGAAGGTGCTGAACCATTAAAAATGGGAGAAATTCCACAATTCCAAAAAGGTTTGATGGAACAACAAGTATCAGTTGAAAAATTATGTGTTGAAGCTTGGATCGAAGGAAGTTATCAAAAAATGTGGCAAGCTTTAACATTATCAAAAACAGTACCAAGTGCTAAGGTAGCAAAAGAAATTTTAGATGATTTAATTGAAGCAAATAAAGGATATTGGCCAGAATTAAAATAA
- a CDS encoding DUF4867 family protein translates to MSLEIIQTLNPEYTIKSITDEAFRTYGKVIDNNIDEAIEFCIDFVQAAKQDNFYLPSVLEVEQLSSIIELSHRVYGYLEIIAGIVAGDNVELSGIEYHQGSETIIAVTDYILVVGHIWDMQDDTYNSSKCELFYVPKGTIVECYSATLHYTPIAVSKEGFITICLLLKGTGDILEKRKKILKKKNKWFIAHQDNLEKIASGDYPGLLGRKIIIDH, encoded by the coding sequence ATGTCATTAGAAATAATTCAAACTTTAAATCCTGAATATACAATCAAAAGTATTACTGACGAAGCTTTTAGAACTTATGGTAAGGTTATTGATAATAATATTGATGAAGCAATTGAATTTTGTATAGACTTTGTTCAGGCAGCTAAACAAGATAACTTTTATCTTCCTAGCGTTTTAGAAGTAGAACAATTGTCTTCGATTATTGAGCTGTCACATCGTGTTTATGGTTATTTAGAAATAATTGCAGGTATTGTCGCCGGTGATAATGTTGAATTAAGTGGAATTGAATATCATCAAGGAAGTGAAACAATTATTGCAGTCACTGATTATATTTTAGTAGTTGGGCATATATGGGATATGCAAGATGACACATATAATAGTTCTAAATGTGAACTTTTCTATGTTCCGAAAGGTACGATCGTTGAATGTTATAGTGCTACTTTACATTACACTCCTATAGCGGTTAGTAAAGAAGGCTTTATAACTATTTGTTTATTATTAAAAGGAACTGGCGATATTTTAGAAAAGCGTAAAAAGATTTTAAAGAAGAAAAATAAATGGTTTATTGCTCATCAGGATAACCTAGAAAAGATTGCCTCAGGGGATTATCCGGGTTTATTAGGCAGAAAAATCATAATTGATCATTAA
- a CDS encoding PTS sugar transporter subunit IIA, protein MGLFNKWKKKVEVEPYRISAPVAGKVIDIKDTNDQVFNSEALGKGVGIIASEKQITAPIGGQIVSFFPTKHAVGIKTDKGVELLIHVGIDTVELNGKHFISMKKQGDTVVRGDILLKVDFDAIREAGYDPTVLMVVTNTAQYAQIKCNLGNKSNNDIIIEIEE, encoded by the coding sequence ATGGGATTATTTAATAAATGGAAGAAAAAAGTAGAAGTTGAACCATATCGTATTAGTGCACCAGTAGCTGGAAAAGTAATTGATATCAAAGATACAAATGATCAAGTATTTAATAGTGAAGCATTGGGAAAAGGAGTAGGCATCATAGCATCAGAGAAACAAATAACTGCCCCAATCGGTGGTCAAATTGTAAGTTTTTTTCCTACAAAACATGCGGTTGGAATTAAGACGGATAAAGGTGTAGAATTATTGATTCATGTTGGAATTGATACTGTTGAATTAAACGGTAAACATTTTATCTCAATGAAGAAACAAGGTGATACGGTTGTACGTGGCGATATTTTACTAAAGGTTGATTTTGATGCAATTAGAGAAGCTGGTTACGATCCAACAGTCTTGATGGTAGTGACAAATACTGCTCAATATGCACAAATCAAATGTAATTTAGGAAATAAAAGTAATAATGATATTATTATTGAGATAGAGGAGTAG
- a CDS encoding MATE family efflux transporter: protein MEGKNGLMTHGNIAKQLIVFAIPLLVGNLFQQLYNTVDSIVVGNFIGDQALAAVNSSGPIIDMLVSFFMGLSLGAGVLISNYFGAQDCQGVKEGVHTAMALALVSSLITTIVGVIFTPIILKWVRVDSSVIGQSIIYLRIYFLGVIGLIIYNMISGILRAVGDSKYPLYFLVVSSIVNIILDLVFVVIFKMGIAGVAIATTIAQITSALLSIYILVRSKEMYKLELQQIHFYPDILKKTAKIGMPSAMQNAVVSFSNIIMQSNINVFGAYAMAGTGSYTKIDGFAILPVLSFAMALTTFVGQNKGAQEYERIKKGARIGTLISCGIILTLTIIIVFTTPYLLRIFSSNSQVIEYGRTMMLCIAPGYLFLTLSQCICGVLRGVGRTNIPMFVLIGCWCIFRVIWVTVTTNIFHNIVFVNLGWPVSWIFSSLVLGIYYYKANWLYD, encoded by the coding sequence ATGGAAGGGAAAAATGGTTTAATGACACATGGCAATATTGCAAAACAGCTGATCGTGTTTGCGATACCATTATTGGTTGGAAATTTATTTCAACAGCTGTATAATACAGTCGATAGTATCGTTGTAGGTAATTTTATTGGTGATCAAGCTTTAGCAGCAGTAAATTCCAGTGGACCAATTATTGATATGCTGGTTAGTTTTTTTATGGGGTTATCATTAGGTGCCGGTGTTTTAATTTCTAATTATTTTGGAGCTCAAGATTGTCAGGGAGTTAAAGAAGGTGTTCATACAGCAATGGCTTTAGCGCTTGTTTCAAGTCTTATCACAACAATAGTCGGAGTGATTTTCACCCCAATAATCTTAAAATGGGTAAGAGTTGATTCATCCGTAATTGGGCAGAGCATTATTTATTTACGGATTTATTTTTTAGGAGTAATTGGTTTAATTATTTATAACATGATTAGTGGAATCTTAAGAGCGGTTGGTGATTCTAAATATCCATTATATTTTTTAGTTGTTTCATCGATTGTAAATATTATTTTAGATTTGGTATTTGTTGTAATTTTTAAGATGGGAATTGCTGGGGTGGCGATTGCTACTACGATTGCTCAGATCACTAGCGCATTATTATCAATTTATATTTTAGTGAGATCTAAAGAAATGTATAAACTAGAATTGCAGCAGATTCATTTTTATCCCGATATTTTAAAAAAGACAGCTAAGATTGGAATGCCTAGTGCAATGCAAAATGCGGTAGTTTCTTTTTCAAATATTATTATGCAGTCAAATATTAATGTGTTTGGTGCTTATGCGATGGCTGGAACAGGTTCATATACTAAAATCGATGGATTTGCTATCTTACCGGTTTTAAGTTTTGCAATGGCATTAACAACTTTTGTTGGACAAAATAAGGGTGCACAAGAATATGAAAGAATAAAAAAAGGGGCACGTATTGGAACTTTGATCAGCTGTGGGATCATTTTGACACTGACAATCATTATTGTTTTTACAACCCCGTATTTATTAAGAATTTTTTCATCAAATTCCCAAGTAATTGAATATGGACGAACGATGATGTTATGTATTGCTCCAGGCTATTTATTTTTAACTCTATCCCAATGTATTTGTGGTGTTTTGCGGGGTGTTGGAAGAACCAATATTCCAATGTTTGTTCTAATTGGGTGCTGGTGTATTTTTAGAGTAATCTGGGTTACAGTAACAACTAACATTTTCCATAACATTGTTTTTGTAAATTTAGGCTGGCCAGTTTCTTGGATTTTTAGTTCGCTTGTATTAGGCATATATTATTATAAAGCTAACTGGTTATATGACTAG
- a CDS encoding PTS transporter subunit EIIC has protein sequence MDFNKMAAQIIEHIGGKANIASLTHCATRLRFKLKDQGKASKDKVVKIEGVINVVESGGQFQVIIGNEVAQAFDAIEALTGISGKEIDVVEKDDLKVKGKFIDQVIELVTGIFTPILPALIGAGMIRALLMFATSILGMSAESGLYIVLNEVYNAVYSFLPIYLAYTSAKKFKCNPYIAVAISLALVSPTIQGLVQGETGMKMFGFDVLFPAQGYGSSVVPIIVTIYFMSKLEKLCTKYIHAVARNVLTPLITLLITVPLMFMIIGPVTSYLQSFIGEGYTWIYNLNPTICGILLGGLWQVLVVFGLHWGIVPLGQINLAMYGRNTINAVTGPSNWAQAGAALGVALKSKNSQIRQNAMSAAVTGFFSITEPAIYGVNLKYKKPFYIAVGCAAVSGGIAGFVNAAALAGGPVGVLSFPLFFGEGFVGFCIAMVFAFVASAVLTYLFGYDRSND, from the coding sequence ATGGATTTTAATAAGATGGCAGCTCAAATTATTGAGCATATCGGTGGTAAAGCAAATATTGCTTCTTTAACTCATTGTGCAACACGGTTAAGATTTAAATTAAAAGATCAAGGAAAAGCTTCAAAAGACAAAGTTGTTAAAATTGAGGGAGTTATTAATGTAGTAGAGAGCGGGGGACAATTCCAGGTTATAATCGGTAATGAGGTTGCCCAAGCTTTTGATGCAATCGAAGCATTGACAGGGATTTCAGGAAAAGAAATTGATGTAGTGGAAAAAGATGATTTAAAGGTAAAAGGAAAATTTATTGATCAAGTAATTGAATTAGTTACAGGAATTTTTACTCCAATTTTACCGGCATTGATTGGAGCCGGGATGATTAGGGCTTTATTGATGTTTGCTACTAGCATTTTAGGAATGTCTGCTGAAAGTGGTTTATACATTGTTTTAAATGAAGTATATAATGCAGTATATTCGTTTTTACCAATTTATTTAGCTTATACGTCAGCTAAAAAATTTAAATGTAATCCATATATTGCAGTAGCAATTAGTTTGGCTTTAGTGAGTCCAACGATTCAAGGATTGGTTCAAGGTGAAACAGGGATGAAAATGTTTGGGTTTGATGTATTATTCCCAGCTCAAGGTTATGGTTCTTCTGTTGTTCCAATTATTGTAACAATATATTTCATGTCAAAATTAGAAAAATTGTGTACTAAATATATTCATGCAGTAGCTCGAAATGTTTTAACGCCATTAATTACTTTATTGATTACAGTGCCATTAATGTTTATGATCATTGGTCCAGTAACAAGTTATTTACAATCATTTATCGGTGAAGGCTATACATGGATCTATAATTTAAATCCAACTATTTGTGGAATTCTTTTAGGTGGATTATGGCAGGTATTAGTAGTTTTTGGTTTACATTGGGGAATTGTTCCACTTGGACAAATAAATTTAGCAATGTATGGAAGAAATACTATCAATGCCGTGACTGGTCCAAGTAACTGGGCACAAGCAGGTGCAGCTTTAGGTGTTGCTTTAAAATCAAAAAATTCACAAATTCGACAAAATGCAATGTCAGCAGCAGTAACTGGATTCTTCTCAATTACAGAACCGGCTATTTACGGGGTCAATTTGAAATATAAAAAGCCTTTCTATATTGCAGTTGGATGTGCAGCAGTTTCTGGTGGGATTGCTGGATTTGTTAATGCTGCAGCTTTAGCGGGGGGACCAGTTGGAGTTTTATCATTCCCATTATTTTTTGGTGAAGGATTTGTAGGATTTTGTATTGCAATGGTATTTGCATTTGTCGCTTCAGCTGTTTTGACTTATCTATTTGGATACGATCGCAGTAATGATTAA
- a CDS encoding LacI family DNA-binding transcriptional regulator, translating to MDNHKKKLSIKDIAAISGVSIATVSRVLNNKGGYSKETEEKINALAKSYGYVSNMNAKSLRESKSQTIGLIVPDISNDFFATLALHIENYSAKHNYSVFICNSANNVQKEKDYFKSLASKCVDGIICISGLNKLTEDIIYNDIPIVCIDRYPENNKTIPRISSDDIHAAFLATEHLIKKGCRDIVFISSFTADYEKKERYLGYKKALDTYGIPLDKNYILQTQGKEPSQIEAEILITDFLKTQRRIDGIFASSDLAALGALYALKRANLKVPEQVKLIGFDNTLYSRLPTPSISTIERNPKMLAEKGCEVLLNMIQGKDIGSIDTIVPVVLVERESSK from the coding sequence ATGGATAATCATAAAAAAAAACTATCAATTAAAGATATTGCTGCAATTTCTGGAGTTAGCATTGCAACTGTTTCCAGAGTATTAAATAATAAAGGCGGATATTCAAAAGAAACAGAAGAAAAAATTAATGCTTTAGCTAAATCATATGGCTATGTTTCTAATATGAATGCCAAAAGTCTTAGAGAATCGAAATCACAGACGATTGGTTTAATCGTTCCAGACATCAGCAATGATTTTTTTGCGACTCTAGCATTACATATTGAAAATTATTCAGCAAAACATAACTACTCTGTTTTTATTTGTAATAGTGCAAATAATGTTCAAAAAGAAAAAGATTATTTTAAAAGTTTAGCAAGCAAGTGTGTCGACGGCATTATTTGTATCAGTGGTTTAAATAAATTAACAGAAGACATCATTTATAATGACATTCCCATTGTATGTATAGATCGCTATCCTGAAAATAATAAAACTATTCCTCGAATTTCTAGTGATGATATTCATGCAGCTTTTTTAGCCACTGAACATTTGATCAAAAAAGGCTGTAGAGATATTGTTTTTATTTCTAGTTTCACCGCTGATTATGAGAAAAAAGAGCGTTATTTAGGATATAAAAAAGCTTTAGATACTTACGGTATTCCACTTGATAAAAATTATATCTTACAAACTCAAGGAAAAGAACCAAGCCAAATTGAAGCTGAAATATTAATAACAGACTTTTTAAAAACACAGCGCAGGATTGATGGTATTTTTGCTTCTAGTGATTTAGCTGCCTTAGGAGCCTTGTATGCACTAAAACGAGCAAATCTTAAAGTTCCCGAACAAGTCAAATTAATCGGATTTGATAATACTTTATATTCACGGTTACCTACCCCCTCAATTTCAACAATTGAAAGGAATCCAAAGATGCTTGCTGAAAAGGGCTGTGAAGTTCTATTGAATATGATTCAAGGAAAAGACATTGGTTCGATCGATACAATTGTTCCTGTTGTCTTAGTAGAACGAGAGTCAAGTAAATAA